TTGTAAAAAAGAACAGGTCGCTTCCGTAGCCGCTTAAGCCCGGATCGGGAGCCTCAAAGTACTGCACGCCGCCGCCGGCCTTAACGTTGTTCTTCTGTATAAAATCATTTGTTTTTCTAACCATATCGTTATCCGGAAATCCCCACAATACCCCAAAGTTCATTGAGGTGTCCCAGAGGAATAATGTGTCTTTGGATGGCTCTGTAATGCTTACGTTTCCTTCAGACTTTCTTCCGAATGACCTCACGTCAGCAAGTATCTCCCTTTTCCTGTCAAACATCTTTATAAGTGAAGACGCGATTTTTTCAGATGCGGCTTTATATGCTTCTGACTTTTCCCTGTCACCCTGCAGACCGGCAAATTCCGACGCCGTCTTAAGTGCCGCGGAGCTTGTCATATTGGTTGAAGGCAGGTACCCCGTCCACTCCACAATCCCTCCTTCAAAAAGAAGGCCCTTTTTGTCTATGTGGCTTACAAGAAAGTCTGCCAGTTCATAGATAAAATCCTTTTCTGAAAGCCACTTTCCGGTCAATTTATGGTATTCATTTATCAGCTGAATTAAATACCCGTTAGCATCCCACTCCGGCTCGTCATAACGGGCTCCGCTTCCGGCGTCTACTGCTTTTGTATATGCGTCATATCGCGCAAAGAATTCACCTTTGGATTTCTTTGGTATTTCAGGATTCATCCAGAATTTAATTACGCTTTCGGCTTCTTCTGTGTGACCTGTAAGAAGGAAAACCCTGGCTGCCATCATGGCGTCTCTCGGGTAAAGCTGCGGCATGTTGTTTGTTACAAACTGCCCTGTTATGTCGGCTGGAATCATGCCGTTTAAGTTTGCGGACTTAACGGCGTATAAATTTCTTTTGTAGAATTCCAGATACTTTTCACCTTCGGCACCGCTAAACTGGGGCATTTTGCCTTTTTTAAGCCACTTCGTCCAGTACTCAGAGGCTGTCTTCTTAAGATCCGCCTCATCCTTAAGAGACTTTATTTTTTCTTTTGCCTCCTCAGTGCTTCCGGCGGCAACGGTTATTACTTCAAGCAGTTCCTTGTTTTTAACCTGGCCGTATATTGAAATTGTGGAGTCACTTACTTCAAGTATGTGTCTGGAAAACTTTGGTGCAACGGCTATTACAGTCCCGTTTGACCACACGGCATAGGCAGTGTTTCCTTCCTTCCTAAGCGAGGTAAGCGTGGTCCTGCGGTCTGTTATTATGCTTTTTCTTAAAAGCATTTCAAACTTCTGTGCGTGTGAAGCTCCGGCGCCTTCAACTTCCAGGGATAAAATGACCGCGTCTTTAGGGTGCACAAAGCAGCGAACCTTTGTAACCTTGCCCCCTTCGGTTGCTGCGCGCGTAAGCGTAGTAAAAAAATTCTCCATGCCGATAGATTTGCTGTTATTCTTGTGAAGCCGCATGCGTCCCGGGGCTTCATCGGTAAGTGTAAATGAGGTGGATGCAATGTAGTCAGCCGTATAATCCTTATAGTAGAAGTGCTGAAGGCCTCTGAGCTTCGAGATGGCGCTTATCCTGTCGTCATCTGAATATACGGCGCAAACCTGCCCGTTACCCAGTATGGAGCTCCCTTTCCATGGGCGGTCTGTGGCTTTAAGCGTATCTGTGCCGGCAGTTAAAAATGTAGACATAGAGACTAACAGGAAACTTAATTTTGTTATAAAACAGGCGGACCTCTTTAACATCTGGAATTATCCTCCCCGGTAATATTAAATAAGAATAAAAGGAAAAAACGGACTGAAAGGCCGCGCTTAAGCGCGGCCTTTCAGTTTCAGTCATAATGGTTATTGGTTTGTTTTAACATCCACTCATAAAGCTTAGGATTGTTGTAGGTCTCGGTCCAGGAGTCGTGCCCGGCATCGGGATATACGGTAAACTGAATGTTTCCTCCGCATTTTTTGAGCGCGTTTACTAGTTCTTCGGATTTATCAAAAGGTACCGAGCGGTCCTTCTTCCCGTGGAATGTCCAGATGGGAAGGTGCTTCAGGCTGCAGACCGTAGAAACGTTACCCCAGCCGCATATGGGCGCAATGGCTGCAAACCTGTCGGGATAAGTTTCTGCCATTTTCCACGTTGCGTAGCCTCCCATGCTGAGGCCCGTAACGTAGAGCCTCGCGGGATCAATTTCGTATTTATCCTGAATCTCATTTATAAGTGAGTCAAGCGTGCCGATGGACCACATCTGGTCCTCGGGGCACTGCGGTGAAACAAGAATAAAAGGAAAGTCCTTCCCCTGTTCAACAAGTTTCGGGGGCCCGTGCCTTTTAACAATATTTATATCAGAACCCCTTTCACCTGCCCCATGCAGGAAAAGTACTAAAGGCCACTTCTTTTCATCTTTGCCGTAATCCTGCGGTAGATAAAGAAGGTAATCGGTTGAAACCCTGGTCTTGACTAATTTTGATAAATGCTTGATCTGCTGGCGGGAAGTTTTCATATCAGTTGTCTCCTTTGTGGCAGAGCAGCCAGTAAAGAAGTTCATGCCGGCTAAAAATAACCCTGCAATTATTAGTTTCTTCATAAGGGCTAATCCTTAATTGCATTGTAAAATGTGCCATAAATGTGTTCCCCTGAAAAAGTTTAAAAATCCTGGTTCTGCTGAAATCTGCCTTTTTTAGTAAATATCTGTAATATTGCA
This portion of the Ignavibacteria bacterium genome encodes:
- a CDS encoding prolyl oligopeptidase family serine peptidase, with translation MKTSRQQIKHLSKLVKTRVSTDYLLYLPQDYGKDEKKWPLVLFLHGAGERGSDINIVKRHGPPKLVEQGKDFPFILVSPQCPEDQMWSIGTLDSLINEIQDKYEIDPARLYVTGLSMGGYATWKMAETYPDRFAAIAPICGWGNVSTVCSLKHLPIWTFHGKKDRSVPFDKSEELVNALKKCGGNIQFTVYPDAGHDSWTETYNNPKLYEWMLKQTNNHYD